A single Vibrio sp. YMD68 DNA region contains:
- a CDS encoding putative sulfate exporter family transporter: MNQIKHQFPFWLAGAFCLTPYVSSPTALIIGFFLASFGLIPGHLSIGKMTKKLLAISIVGLGFGIQFEEALAVTRHGIGIIMTTIIGTLVIGWFIAKMIRLDKVTGYLIAAGTAICGGSAIAAVSPAIKADDEKTGLALATIFVLNSIALFIFPVIGHALGLEQHTFGTWAAIAIHDTSSVVGAASAYGEEALTTATTLKLARALWIVPVALVSALIFSNESKKITIPYFIVFYCVAIFVSDLLPQFEDIYQGIFALAKQTLVLCLFLIGCGISVEKLKAAGPKPLLYGIALWVLISTTSLAWLMLT; this comes from the coding sequence ATGAATCAAATAAAACACCAATTCCCATTTTGGCTTGCAGGCGCCTTTTGTTTAACGCCTTATGTGTCTTCTCCGACAGCTTTGATTATCGGATTTTTCCTCGCCAGCTTTGGGCTTATTCCTGGCCATTTATCGATTGGGAAAATGACCAAAAAACTATTGGCCATTTCAATTGTAGGCTTAGGGTTTGGGATCCAATTTGAAGAAGCGCTAGCGGTAACTCGTCATGGTATTGGTATTATCATGACGACCATCATCGGGACGCTTGTCATTGGGTGGTTTATCGCGAAAATGATCCGGTTAGATAAAGTCACGGGGTATTTGATTGCGGCTGGAACCGCTATTTGTGGCGGAAGTGCCATAGCAGCGGTTTCGCCCGCCATTAAGGCGGATGATGAAAAGACGGGGTTAGCACTGGCGACAATTTTCGTTCTTAATTCGATCGCGTTATTTATCTTCCCTGTCATCGGCCACGCGCTAGGCTTAGAACAGCACACTTTCGGTACCTGGGCTGCTATTGCTATTCATGACACTTCATCGGTTGTCGGGGCCGCTTCTGCCTACGGAGAAGAGGCGCTGACGACTGCAACCACTCTAAAACTGGCGAGAGCTCTTTGGATCGTGCCTGTGGCGTTGGTAAGTGCGTTGATTTTTAGCAATGAATCTAAAAAAATCACCATCCCTTATTTCATTGTGTTCTACTGCGTGGCAATTTTTGTCAGTGATTTATTGCCACAGTTTGAAGATATCTATCAGGGGATATTTGCTTTAGCAAAGCAAACTTTGGTGTTGTGTCTTTTCTTGATCGGGTGCGGTATTTCAGTGGAGAAGCTCAAAGCTGCTGGGCCAAAGCCTCTGCTCTATGGGATTGCATTGTGGGTATTAATATCCACAACGTCACTTGCATGGTTAATGCTAACGTAA